Proteins encoded within one genomic window of Apis mellifera strain DH4 linkage group LG1, Amel_HAv3.1, whole genome shotgun sequence:
- the LOC100577977 gene encoding uncharacterized protein LOC100577977 isoform X1 has product MTLMFLNAFYVIMCGVYSCSFDYLLLSRILFYVNCAVCRLNGESKRIALKNADSDNCMVRDQEVYFHRRLYRSFAEKEISGLLSMNGQHSHGMMYRWQRTTTASMINSHHAYTSA; this is encoded by the exons ATGACGCTGATGTTTCTCAACGCCTTTTACGTGATAATGTGTGGCGTTTATAGTTGTTCGtttgattatttgttattgtcGAGGATACTATTCTATGTAAATTGTGCAGTTTGTCGGTTAAACGGAg AATCGAAAAGAATTGCATTAAAGAATGCCGACAGCGATAATTGCATGGTTCGTGACCAAGAAGTATATTTTCACAGACGACTGTACCGGAGTTTCGCGGAGAAAGAGATTTCCGGGCTCCTTTCAATGAACGGCCAACATTCTCATg gTATGATGTACAGGTGGCAAAGGACGACAACCGCCTCGATGATTAATTCGCATCACGCGTATACAAGCGCATAA
- the LOC100577977 gene encoding uncharacterized protein LOC100577977 isoform X2, whose protein sequence is MTLMFLNAFYVIMCGVYSCSFDYLLLSRILFYVNCAVCRLNGESKRIALKNADSDNCMVRDQEVYFHRRLYRSFAEKEISGLLSMNGQHSHGGKGRQPPR, encoded by the exons ATGACGCTGATGTTTCTCAACGCCTTTTACGTGATAATGTGTGGCGTTTATAGTTGTTCGtttgattatttgttattgtcGAGGATACTATTCTATGTAAATTGTGCAGTTTGTCGGTTAAACGGAg AATCGAAAAGAATTGCATTAAAGAATGCCGACAGCGATAATTGCATGGTTCGTGACCAAGAAGTATATTTTCACAGACGACTGTACCGGAGTTTCGCGGAGAAAGAGATTTCCGGGCTCCTTTCAATGAACGGCCAACATTCTCATg GTGGCAAAGGACGACAACCGCCTCGATGA